AAAATTTCATTTCTCCGATTCATTCTATGTAAATAATGCTTAGCGTCACCTGCTTCTCCAAAAGCAACTTTGCCATTTGCCAGGTTTATTCTGGCTACCGTACAACTTTGACATTCAACCGGGCTTTCGGCAATACAGGGTTTATTATCATATAAATTGTAATTTTTCCGGTATGATTGCGGGGTTATATTTGGCAT
Above is a genomic segment from Candidatus Woesearchaeota archaeon containing:
- a CDS encoding [FeFe] hydrogenase H-cluster radical SAM maturase HydE; translation: MPNITPQSYRKNYNLYDNKPCIAESPVECQSCTVARINLANGKVAFGEAGDAKHYLHRMNRRNEILI